In Candidatus Neomarinimicrobiota bacterium, a genomic segment contains:
- a CDS encoding HYR domain-containing protein, which translates to MNRRYLQLLVVFLVTLIFSGVSFAQNVSRTDWDMHYGLEEANGYYLGVIPYNNDTGNHGDPSVYSEATIPGATDGGWISPPNPETIGFGSGSASIIGDAGYGCWDALDFTYFQTFVNIPVGTTVNTFTISFDGMDDGSRITIFNSANPDGLVIPGSYVYLGATETTDLSGYVVKGENRVVITQVDDCPTGNNLQTAEVVLNGQTVAACEPTEQTFTILGANGDVGDIDPYSQSLPAGETEWQPVYLTGSHTWGYIAGTNSWVNFDPDNTVGLDTRTPYRIRFEVPADYTNPSMVFQLKADNRALIWINDTFIDSVDGAGNITPPDAVVEQALHTGLNEIRLTMVDWGAIVGFNYRIDVTMTSCEDITDAVLTPDEAAELNNAPTADAGPDQTSETTSVTLDGSGSSDPDGNLLTYSWSDENGNEIATGENPTINLADGSYTITLTVSDGELTDTDEVNIEVSTNEPPVANAGEDQAFDCVIENVDVTLDGSGSSDEDGDDLTYSWSYNGEVKSADAVYTTSLGGGSHTFTLTVSDGEASSSDDVTVTVELDETAPELTVPEDFTVSNDPGECSAVVEFDVCATDECDDNVTFVADPASGASFDLGETEVTVTATDAAGNEASDTFTVTVEDTEAPTFVAKSDPITLWPPNHKYHTFDATDFVASLDDNCTDLSAADVVITSVSSDEPEDVQGRKNGKGKSSRGGGDGATKNDIVINGSSVDLRAERQGGGNGRVYTVSLSVADGNGNSSSATCQVVVPHSKKSGAVDDGAVYEVSSGSSAIATNSSNPRALEVVVPAVYQLEQNYPNPFNPTTSIRYGIPEAGNVNLAVYDLRGTMVQEMVSGYQNAGYHSVTFEASNLATGVYLYVLEVNGQRFLSKMTLMK; encoded by the coding sequence ATGAACAGACGATATTTACAACTATTAGTAGTCTTCCTTGTAACGCTGATCTTCTCTGGAGTCAGCTTTGCTCAGAATGTCAGCCGGACCGATTGGGATATGCACTATGGATTGGAAGAAGCAAATGGTTACTATCTTGGTGTAATACCTTATAATAATGATACAGGTAATCATGGAGATCCATCAGTTTATTCCGAGGCTACGATTCCAGGCGCAACGGATGGGGGTTGGATATCTCCCCCGAATCCGGAAACAATAGGTTTTGGCAGTGGCAGTGCCTCAATAATTGGTGACGCGGGTTATGGCTGCTGGGATGCATTGGATTTCACCTACTTTCAAACGTTCGTCAACATCCCTGTGGGCACGACCGTAAATACTTTTACGATTTCCTTCGACGGGATGGACGACGGATCGCGGATTACAATCTTCAATTCTGCGAATCCTGACGGTCTCGTGATCCCCGGCAGTTATGTTTATCTGGGAGCTACCGAAACCACAGACTTGAGTGGTTACGTTGTCAAAGGGGAAAACCGCGTAGTTATCACGCAGGTTGACGATTGTCCCACTGGAAATAACCTACAAACAGCTGAGGTCGTCCTGAATGGACAAACAGTCGCGGCGTGTGAACCCACTGAACAGACATTCACCATCCTGGGTGCCAATGGGGACGTGGGCGACATCGATCCATACAGCCAGTCTTTACCGGCTGGAGAGACCGAATGGCAGCCGGTTTACCTCACTGGATCACATACCTGGGGATATATCGCGGGAACGAATTCCTGGGTGAATTTCGACCCGGACAATACGGTCGGCCTCGATACCAGGACACCTTATCGTATCCGTTTTGAAGTACCTGCAGACTATACGAATCCCTCTATGGTTTTCCAGCTCAAAGCCGATAACCGAGCTCTCATCTGGATTAATGATACGTTCATCGATAGTGTCGACGGTGCAGGGAATATAACCCCACCTGATGCGGTTGTCGAACAGGCGTTGCACACAGGATTGAATGAAATACGTCTGACGATGGTTGACTGGGGTGCTATTGTCGGATTCAACTATCGTATTGACGTTACCATGACTTCTTGTGAAGATATTACCGACGCAGTGCTAACCCCGGATGAAGCTGCCGAATTGAACAATGCCCCCACGGCGGATGCCGGACCTGACCAGACCAGCGAAACTACCTCTGTTACTCTTGATGGATCCGGTTCAAGCGATCCGGACGGTAATTTGCTGACCTACTCCTGGAGTGACGAAAACGGAAACGAAATTGCAACCGGTGAGAATCCGACCATCAACCTAGCGGACGGCTCTTATACTATTACCCTGACTGTCTCGGATGGAGAACTTACCGATACAGATGAGGTGAACATTGAAGTATCGACCAACGAGCCTCCCGTCGCAAATGCCGGTGAAGATCAGGCCTTTGACTGTGTAATCGAGAATGTCGACGTAACTCTGGACGGTTCCGGCTCAAGCGATGAGGATGGTGATGATCTGACCTACAGCTGGAGTTATAATGGAGAAGTAAAATCTGCCGATGCGGTTTACACAACTTCTTTGGGTGGTGGTAGTCACACGTTCACTCTAACTGTCTCCGACGGTGAAGCGTCTTCCAGTGATGACGTGACTGTAACCGTGGAACTGGATGAGACGGCTCCTGAGTTGACGGTTCCGGAGGACTTTACCGTATCCAATGACCCGGGTGAATGCAGTGCTGTGGTTGAATTCGATGTATGCGCTACAGACGAATGCGACGACAACGTGACCTTTGTTGCCGATCCTGCTTCCGGCGCTTCCTTTGATTTAGGCGAGACTGAAGTCACTGTGACAGCGACAGATGCGGCCGGCAATGAAGCATCGGATACGTTTACCGTGACAGTTGAGGATACGGAAGCACCCACCTTCGTTGCGAAAAGTGATCCAATCACTCTCTGGCCGCCGAATCATAAGTATCACACCTTTGATGCTACCGATTTTGTAGCCTCTCTGGATGATAACTGTACAGATCTCAGTGCAGCTGACGTCGTGATCACCTCGGTTTCAAGTGATGAACCGGAAGACGTTCAGGGCAGAAAGAATGGCAAGGGTAAAAGCAGTCGAGGTGGCGGTGACGGTGCCACAAAGAATGATATCGTCATCAATGGCTCCTCAGTTGACCTTCGCGCCGAGCGGCAGGGCGGTGGCAATGGTCGTGTGTATACTGTTTCTCTCTCGGTCGCGGATGGAAACGGCAACTCATCGAGCGCAACCTGCCAGGTCGTGGTTCCCCACAGCAAGAAGAGTGGCGCTGTTGATGATGGTGCCGTATATGAGGTCAGCAGTGGTTCTTCGGCCATTGCTACAAACAGCAGTAACCCACGCGCGCTTGAGGTAGTCGTTCCAGCAGTGTATCAGCTCGAGCAAAACTATCCCAACCCGTTCAACCCCACGACCTCTATTCGGTATGGGATCCCTGAAGCGGGCAACGTAAACCTTGCAGTGTATGACTTGCGGGGTACGATGGTTCAGGAGATGGTGAGCGGTTATCAGAACGCCGGATACCATTCGGTTACATTTGAAGCCTCGAACCTGGCCACCGGTGTTTACCTGTACGTACTGGAGGTGAATGGTCAGCGGTTCCTGAGCAAGATGACGCTGATGAAATGA
- a CDS encoding family 43 glycosylhydrolase produces MRDFRDHLVILSILLVSAAFNLYAQNPIITDQFTADPSARVFEGKVYLYPSHDILATEELGRVGWFCMEDYHVFSASNLTDWTDHGVIVSQYDVPWVDSTAYSLWAPDCIERNRKYYFYFPAPPKDQKTRRGFSIGVAVSDKPYGPFTPEPHPIEGVRGIDPNPFIDKDGQAYLYWSAGDIYVAKLKANMLELASEPKIIDNLPEEGLKEGPYMFERNGVYYLTYPHVEHQTERIEYAIGDSPIGPFHVTGVIMDESPNCWTNHQSIIEYHDQWYLFYHHNDLSPEFDKNRSVRIDSLFFNEDGTIQKVTPTLRGVGITNASQKIQIDRYSHKSDAGATIEFNDTNDTSAGWKAILDEMNAWIQYNSIDFGNKEFQSVSVRAVSAKGDIIRLKLNDAGGPVLADVEIPADAQWKIITTPVSGSFTGVQNLVVTSKGNNRAEIDWVRFE; encoded by the coding sequence ATGAGGGACTTCCGTGATCATTTGGTCATATTAAGTATCCTACTGGTGAGTGCTGCTTTCAATCTTTACGCCCAAAATCCGATTATTACGGATCAGTTCACTGCCGATCCCTCGGCCAGGGTTTTTGAGGGAAAAGTATACCTGTATCCCTCGCACGACATCCTTGCTACCGAGGAACTGGGACGGGTCGGTTGGTTTTGTATGGAGGATTATCATGTCTTTTCCGCCTCCAATCTGACCGACTGGACTGATCACGGTGTGATCGTGAGCCAGTACGACGTCCCCTGGGTCGACTCGACGGCGTACAGCCTGTGGGCGCCGGATTGCATCGAACGAAACAGGAAGTATTATTTCTACTTTCCCGCCCCACCGAAAGATCAAAAAACCCGGCGAGGTTTTTCAATCGGCGTGGCAGTCTCAGACAAGCCGTATGGGCCGTTTACTCCGGAGCCACATCCTATTGAAGGCGTTCGCGGCATTGATCCCAATCCGTTTATCGATAAGGACGGACAGGCGTATCTGTACTGGTCAGCGGGAGATATCTATGTGGCAAAACTCAAAGCAAATATGCTTGAACTTGCATCGGAGCCAAAGATTATTGACAATCTCCCTGAGGAAGGCCTGAAGGAAGGGCCGTATATGTTCGAGCGAAACGGGGTGTATTATTTAACCTATCCCCATGTGGAACACCAAACCGAGCGGATCGAATATGCCATCGGCGATAGTCCGATTGGCCCTTTTCATGTGACCGGTGTCATAATGGATGAATCGCCGAATTGCTGGACCAATCATCAATCAATTATTGAGTACCACGATCAATGGTATCTCTTTTATCATCACAACGATTTGTCACCGGAGTTCGACAAGAACCGATCCGTGAGAATCGACAGCCTGTTTTTCAACGAAGACGGTACAATACAGAAGGTCACTCCGACCCTGCGCGGGGTGGGAATTACGAACGCATCTCAAAAAATCCAGATTGACAGGTATAGTCACAAAAGCGATGCAGGTGCCACGATTGAATTTAACGATACCAACGATACATCTGCGGGCTGGAAGGCGATACTCGACGAAATGAATGCCTGGATTCAATACAACAGTATTGATTTCGGGAACAAGGAATTTCAGTCGGTGAGTGTACGTGCAGTATCAGCCAAAGGGGATATTATCCGGCTTAAATTGAATGATGCCGGAGGCCCTGTTCTTGCTGACGTGGAAATTCCTGCAGACGCTCAGTGGAAAATAATCACTACACCGGTATCCGGTTCGTTCACCGGCGTTCAAAACCTTGTTGTGACGTCCAAAGGGAATAACCGGGCTGAGATCGACTGGGTACGTTTTGAATAG
- a CDS encoding efflux RND transporter permease subunit, giving the protein MNENTIHSDGNESSGGGPIAWMANNSIAANLLMIVFLLGGVWMAFNIQKEVFPQFQLDIVEVNVQYPGAAPAEVEQGILLPVEEAIRGVTGIKEITSTAYEGGGSVNIELVAGTNRMKAFQDIDQAINRIRTFPENIEEPEVELQAQQQEVMEIGLYGDVDIWTLRKLSERLRDQMLSHPAITQVDIGGVPEYVTHVEIPQDKLREYDITLGDVAQIIEQSSRDVAAGAIETHDGEILLRMNERKQWAAEYGNISIISTESGANVQLADIAEIRDGFEEAGFHSEYNQQPSVEVGVYRVGSQSPLEIESAVREIMQNFETTLPPGVQWRIDSSSARDYQERLSLLMENGVIAVVIVLLILTLFLEYKLAFWVMMGMTISFVGSILILPVIGVSINMISMFAFLVVLGIVVDDAIVVGENVYEYREQGMDFLPAAIKGTKDIAGPVTFSILTNIVAFIPLLFIPGTTGKFWWPLPAVVITVLAVSLLEALFILPAHLGHLTKGSLTKIGDRVHQWQQAFLRKFKQFVDTYYRPFLEICLRYRYITLSIAVALLVVVGGYGYSDHMGMIMMPEVSADEIEAGVSLPVGTTRDQAARVAREVTNSTHRMFREHNLSRAAEGIKTNVRGQSFIDVEIVMKPPGQRDMTAADVIELWRNEIGDLEGVDQITFEAESGPGGWQQDISVDLSHSNIEVLEKASQAFFTRMEQFENTRDVNDNYNRGKSQFDFKLLPEGRSLGLTASEVGRQVRNAFYGAIARRQLRGTNEIEVRVKFPEEDRKDLHNLDNFIIQTPSGMDVPLTEVAEMESGEAFTSINRRDGRRVVTVSMDVEPARRTTQVLSAIQTDVLPQLRADYPGISWTFQGSQAEMRESTQTLWGGFTLAMVIVFGLLAVAFRSYLQPLIVMFAIPFGIVGAVIGHILLGFDLSLVSLMGIIALSGVVVNDSLIMIDYANKKRADFSAFEAIHQAGIRRFRPIILTTLTTFGGLTPIILETSRQAAYLIPMAISLGFGIVFATSIILVIVPCLYMVLEDIKSKLSNLIPARVN; this is encoded by the coding sequence ATGAACGAGAACACCATACATTCCGACGGCAACGAGAGTAGTGGTGGCGGTCCGATTGCGTGGATGGCCAACAACTCCATTGCGGCTAATTTACTGATGATCGTCTTCCTGCTGGGCGGCGTCTGGATGGCGTTCAACATCCAGAAGGAAGTGTTTCCCCAGTTCCAGCTGGATATCGTGGAAGTCAACGTGCAATATCCTGGCGCTGCGCCGGCGGAGGTGGAGCAGGGCATTCTGCTGCCGGTGGAAGAAGCCATACGCGGCGTCACCGGTATCAAAGAGATTACCTCAACAGCGTACGAAGGCGGCGGATCGGTCAACATCGAGCTGGTGGCCGGTACCAACCGAATGAAGGCGTTTCAGGACATCGACCAGGCTATCAATCGCATCCGGACGTTTCCGGAGAACATCGAAGAGCCGGAAGTAGAACTCCAGGCACAGCAGCAGGAGGTCATGGAGATCGGGCTGTACGGCGACGTGGATATCTGGACGCTCCGGAAGCTGTCCGAGCGGTTGCGGGACCAGATGCTGAGCCATCCGGCGATCACCCAGGTAGATATCGGCGGCGTGCCGGAATACGTCACCCATGTGGAAATTCCACAGGATAAGCTCCGTGAATATGACATCACCCTGGGGGATGTGGCACAGATTATTGAGCAGTCCAGCAGAGATGTGGCCGCCGGAGCCATCGAGACCCACGACGGGGAAATTCTGCTTCGGATGAACGAGCGGAAGCAGTGGGCGGCAGAGTACGGCAACATTTCAATAATTTCTACTGAGTCCGGCGCAAATGTGCAGCTGGCCGACATCGCCGAAATCCGGGACGGCTTCGAGGAGGCCGGATTCCATTCGGAATACAATCAGCAGCCGTCGGTGGAGGTTGGGGTGTACCGGGTCGGCTCTCAGTCCCCGCTGGAAATCGAGTCGGCGGTGCGCGAGATAATGCAAAACTTCGAAACGACCCTGCCACCAGGAGTGCAATGGCGGATCGACAGCAGCAGCGCCCGGGATTACCAGGAGCGCCTTTCCCTTCTTATGGAAAACGGCGTGATTGCCGTGGTTATCGTTCTCCTAATCCTGACCTTGTTTCTGGAATACAAGCTCGCTTTCTGGGTGATGATGGGGATGACCATCTCGTTTGTCGGCAGTATCCTGATTTTGCCGGTGATTGGCGTCAGCATCAACATGATATCTATGTTCGCCTTCCTGGTGGTGCTTGGAATTGTGGTGGACGATGCCATCGTCGTTGGCGAAAACGTGTACGAATATCGTGAGCAAGGCATGGATTTTCTGCCGGCGGCGATTAAGGGTACCAAAGATATCGCCGGGCCGGTGACCTTCAGTATTCTCACCAATATCGTGGCCTTTATTCCCCTGCTGTTCATTCCCGGCACCACCGGAAAATTTTGGTGGCCGCTGCCGGCTGTGGTCATCACCGTCCTCGCCGTCTCATTGCTGGAGGCGCTGTTCATTCTGCCCGCCCATCTCGGACATTTGACCAAAGGGTCTCTTACAAAGATTGGAGATCGTGTACATCAGTGGCAACAGGCGTTTCTCCGAAAGTTTAAGCAGTTCGTGGATACCTATTACCGCCCGTTTCTCGAAATCTGTCTACGGTACCGGTACATTACACTGAGTATCGCAGTGGCGCTGCTGGTCGTGGTGGGCGGATACGGCTACAGTGACCACATGGGCATGATTATGATGCCGGAGGTCTCGGCTGATGAGATTGAAGCCGGTGTTTCTCTCCCGGTGGGCACCACCAGAGATCAGGCGGCCCGGGTGGCCAGAGAAGTGACAAACTCCACCCACCGGATGTTCCGGGAGCACAACCTGAGCCGGGCGGCAGAAGGCATTAAGACCAACGTCCGGGGGCAGAGCTTCATCGACGTGGAGATCGTGATGAAGCCGCCGGGGCAACGGGATATGACCGCCGCCGATGTCATCGAGCTCTGGCGCAACGAAATCGGCGATCTGGAAGGCGTTGATCAGATCACCTTTGAGGCGGAAAGTGGCCCGGGCGGCTGGCAGCAGGACATCAGCGTGGATTTGAGTCACTCGAACATCGAAGTCCTGGAAAAGGCCAGCCAGGCGTTCTTTACCCGAATGGAACAGTTCGAAAATACCAGAGATGTCAACGACAACTACAACCGGGGCAAATCCCAGTTCGATTTTAAACTCCTGCCGGAGGGACGGAGCCTCGGTTTGACCGCTTCAGAAGTCGGACGGCAGGTGCGGAACGCATTCTATGGCGCAATTGCCCGGCGGCAACTTCGGGGGACAAATGAGATTGAAGTCAGAGTGAAGTTCCCGGAAGAGGATCGGAAAGATCTGCACAATCTGGATAACTTTATAATCCAGACGCCCAGCGGAATGGATGTGCCGCTAACGGAAGTTGCGGAAATGGAAAGCGGCGAAGCGTTCACCTCGATCAATCGCCGGGACGGTCGACGGGTCGTTACAGTCAGTATGGACGTGGAGCCGGCGCGGCGCACGACGCAGGTGTTATCCGCAATCCAGACAGACGTGCTGCCGCAGTTGCGCGCCGATTACCCGGGAATTTCGTGGACGTTTCAGGGCAGCCAGGCCGAGATGCGGGAATCCACCCAGACGCTGTGGGGCGGCTTTACCCTGGCGATGGTTATCGTATTTGGATTACTGGCGGTCGCATTTCGGAGCTACCTCCAGCCGCTGATTGTGATGTTCGCTATCCCGTTTGGCATCGTCGGCGCCGTCATCGGACACATCCTGCTCGGATTTGATCTTTCCCTGGTCAGCCTGATGGGAATTATTGCGCTTTCCGGCGTCGTCGTGAACGATTCACTGATTATGATCGACTATGCCAATAAAAAGCGCGCCGACTTCTCGGCATTCGAAGCCATCCACCAGGCGGGTATCCGGCGTTTCCGGCCGATTATTCTCACGACGCTGACCACATTCGGCGGGCTCACACCAATCATACTGGAGACCTCCCGACAGGCTGCCTACCTGATTCCCATGGCAATTTCGCTGGGCTTCGGGATCGTCTTCGCCACCTCGATTATCCTGGTGATTGTTCCGTGCCTCTACATGGTACTGGAAGACATCAAATCGAAATTATCGAACCTGATTCCTGCCAGAGTAAATTAA
- a CDS encoding efflux RND transporter periplasmic adaptor subunit, translating to MSDNKNSKTSENGRFGWKKTLLIAGSILLVGAAITIYIFSSEPTAERVGATKQTAMLVNVTEVDSGSFRPTITAMGTVTPAKDIILRPRVSGEIMALSENFTPGGFVEKGDTLLRIDPADYRNALQQRESELHQAVADLKLEMGRQDVAEKEFNLLEEELSPENRALVLREPQLNAARSSVESARAAVEQANLELQRTYIIAPFDAHILTRNVNIGSQVSAGENLARLVGLNTYWVEATVPLSHIRWLRFPESDDTTGSTVRVRNRTAWPDSVYRTGHLYKMVGQLEDQTRMARVLVAVDDPLAYRTGPDDVPTLMIGAFVETRIQARELTGIIRLNRDYVRKDDTVWIMEGDTLNIKNADIAFKDNQYAYIADGLNAYDKVVTTNLSTVVEGAGLRVAGSDSGNAQDS from the coding sequence ATGTCTGACAACAAAAATTCGAAGACATCGGAAAACGGCCGCTTTGGTTGGAAAAAGACACTCCTGATTGCCGGGAGTATTTTGTTAGTCGGCGCGGCGATCACTATTTACATATTTTCATCCGAGCCCACCGCTGAGCGCGTTGGCGCTACCAAACAGACTGCCATGCTCGTCAACGTCACCGAGGTGGATTCCGGCTCCTTTCGCCCGACCATCACTGCCATGGGCACGGTGACTCCCGCCAAAGATATTATCCTGCGTCCGCGGGTCAGCGGTGAAATCATGGCATTATCCGAAAATTTCACGCCGGGCGGATTCGTGGAAAAAGGAGATACGCTGCTCCGTATTGATCCGGCGGACTACCGAAATGCACTCCAGCAGCGGGAGAGCGAACTCCACCAGGCCGTCGCCGACCTCAAACTCGAGATGGGACGACAAGACGTGGCGGAAAAGGAATTCAACCTCCTGGAAGAAGAACTTTCTCCGGAGAACAGGGCCCTTGTGCTGCGGGAACCGCAGCTGAACGCCGCGCGATCTTCCGTGGAGTCAGCAAGGGCTGCGGTGGAACAGGCCAATCTCGAATTGCAGCGAACGTATATCATCGCTCCATTTGATGCGCATATCCTGACCCGAAACGTGAACATCGGTTCGCAGGTCTCCGCCGGAGAAAATCTGGCCCGACTGGTCGGACTCAACACTTACTGGGTAGAGGCAACGGTTCCGCTGTCACATATTCGGTGGCTCAGGTTTCCGGAATCGGACGACACGACAGGTTCCACGGTCAGAGTCAGAAATCGTACCGCCTGGCCGGACAGCGTTTATCGAACCGGCCACCTATATAAGATGGTCGGCCAGTTGGAAGACCAGACCCGTATGGCCCGGGTGCTCGTCGCAGTGGATGATCCCCTGGCATACCGGACTGGCCCAGATGACGTTCCCACCCTCATGATCGGCGCATTCGTCGAAACACGCATTCAGGCCAGAGAGCTCACCGGTATCATCCGGCTGAACCGGGATTACGTCCGCAAGGACGATACCGTATGGATCATGGAAGGCGACACACTGAATATTAAAAATGCTGATATTGCCTTTAAAGATAACCAATACGCGTATATCGCTGACGGATTGAACGCTTATGACAAAGTCGTAACGACCAACCTGTCCACAGTGGTGGAAGGTGCCGGGTTACGGGTGGCAGGCTCCGATTCTGGCAATGCGCAGGACTCGTGA
- a CDS encoding TolC family protein → MLLAAMLLTGCTSRSATDSLPVEVSDSFSESGATEIPSRWWHSFDDSRLDSLVSRALQSNFSLEAAWHRLRAARAVADRASSDLWPDLEGSGEGTYTQTGNSDSQQLRLGLSSVYEVDLWGRIRSSVQAEEYRARASMADYRTAALSLSAEVVRTWYQLLEAQNQHDLLQQQIETNNKVLDLLEAQFSSGQIRIADILRQRQLIESTREQRIVAESRIRVLEHQLAVLLGESPQGSVEYESHTLPSLPPLPETGVPTELVQRRPDVQSAFNELRAANEELAAAISNQFPRLTLSVSASTSSDNATDLFQDWVTSLSGSLVAPLFNAGALRAEVDRAEAVRDQRLSEFGQTILRAFQEVENALVQEAKQAERVASIEEQVSLAEQTYEQLQQEYFNGVGNYIDVLTTLTDLQQLRRSLLSSRLTLIEYRVALYRALAGGFETEREISSNES, encoded by the coding sequence ATGCTTTTGGCCGCGATGCTCCTGACCGGTTGTACTTCACGCTCAGCGACAGACAGTCTGCCAGTTGAGGTATCGGACTCGTTTTCCGAATCCGGCGCGACAGAGATTCCTTCACGATGGTGGCACTCATTTGATGATTCCCGGTTAGATAGCCTGGTATCGCGGGCGCTCCAATCTAATTTTTCCCTGGAAGCGGCATGGCACCGTCTTCGTGCTGCCAGGGCCGTTGCAGATCGGGCGTCTTCCGATCTCTGGCCGGACCTGGAAGGAAGCGGAGAAGGCACATACACACAAACCGGGAATTCCGACAGCCAGCAACTTCGCCTGGGATTATCATCTGTATATGAAGTTGACCTGTGGGGCAGGATCCGTTCCAGCGTTCAGGCAGAAGAGTATCGTGCCCGGGCCTCGATGGCAGATTACCGAACCGCGGCACTCTCCCTCTCGGCAGAGGTCGTCCGGACCTGGTACCAGCTGCTGGAAGCACAAAATCAGCACGATTTGTTGCAACAACAGATCGAGACGAATAACAAAGTGCTGGACCTCCTCGAAGCCCAATTTAGTAGCGGGCAAATCCGCATTGCAGATATTCTGCGACAGCGCCAGTTAATCGAGTCTACCCGGGAACAGCGCATCGTGGCCGAATCCAGAATTCGGGTGCTGGAGCATCAGCTGGCAGTCCTGTTAGGAGAGTCGCCACAGGGCTCAGTAGAATATGAGTCTCACACGTTGCCGTCTCTGCCCCCATTACCGGAAACCGGAGTCCCAACTGAGCTAGTTCAACGACGTCCCGACGTGCAGAGTGCATTCAATGAATTACGCGCGGCAAATGAAGAGCTGGCTGCGGCAATCAGCAACCAGTTTCCGAGGTTGACGTTGTCGGTTTCGGCTTCCACTTCCAGCGATAACGCCACTGATCTCTTCCAGGACTGGGTTACCTCTCTTTCCGGAAGTCTGGTGGCACCGCTGTTCAATGCCGGTGCGCTCCGGGCCGAGGTGGACCGGGCGGAGGCCGTCAGAGATCAGCGGCTTAGTGAATTCGGTCAGACCATTCTTAGGGCATTCCAGGAAGTCGAAAATGCGTTGGTGCAGGAAGCCAAACAGGCGGAACGCGTTGCCAGCATCGAAGAGCAAGTCAGCCTCGCGGAGCAGACCTATGAACAGTTGCAACAGGAATACTTTAATGGAGTCGGGAATTACATAGACGTGCTGACGACCCTGACTGATTTGCAGCAACTCCGTCGAAGTCTTCTGTCCTCCCGGCTGACTTTGATTGAATACCGGGTTGCGTTGTATCGGGCGTTAGCTGGCGGCTTTGAAACCGAACGGGAAATAAGTAGTAATGAATCATAG